In Solanum stenotomum isolate F172 chromosome 6, ASM1918654v1, whole genome shotgun sequence, one DNA window encodes the following:
- the LOC125868051 gene encoding 2-alkenal reductase (NADP(+)-dependent)-like, producing the protein MAEEMMNNKQIILKHYVEGYPKESDMEFKNNNIKLNVPEGSNVVVLMNLYLSCDPYMRNRMKNLEDSYVESFTPGYPITGCGVAKVLKSGDSNFQEGDLVWGMIGWEEYSIVTPTQSFLFKIDHDKNVPLSYYTGILGMPGITAYVGFYEVCSPKKGETVFVSAASGAVGQLVGQFAKMLGCYVVGSAGTKQKVDMLKSKFGFDEAFNYKEEQDLDAALKRYFSDGIDIYFDNVGGKMFDAVLLNMKLHGRIAMCGMISQYNLKKTEGVHNLLCLIAKRICMKGFIVSDHFHLYPKYLEMIIPQIKGGNIVYVEDIVEGLKNAPKALVGLFYGLNVGKQVVLVSRE; encoded by the exons ATGGCAGAAGAAATGATGAACAACAAACAGATCATTCTAAAACATTATGTGGAAGGTTATCCTAAGGAATCTGATATGGAATTTAAGAATAACAACATTAAATTGAATGTTCCAGAAGGTTctaatgttgttgttttgaTGAATCTTTACTTGTCTTGTGACCCTTACATGCGTAACCGCatgaaaaatcttgaagatAGCTATGTTGAATCCTTCACTCCTGGTTAC cctaTCACAGGATGTGGAGTGGCTAAAGTTTTGAAGTCTGGTGattcaaattttcaagaagGTGATTTAGTTTGGGGAATGATTGGATGGGAAGAATATAGTATTGTAACTCCTACTCAGAGttttctatttaaaattgaTCATGACAAGAATGTGCCTCTTTCCTATTATACAGGAATCCTTG GGATGCCTGGGATAACAGCTTATGTTGGTTTTTATGAGGTTTGTTCTCCGAAGAAGGGAGAAACTGTGTTTGTTTCAGCTGCTTCTGGAGCAGTTGGTCAACTTGTTGGACAATTTGCAAAGATGTTAGGTTGTTATGTTGTTGGTAGTGCTGGAACCAAACAAAAGGTTGATATGTTGAAGAGCAAGTTTGGTTTTGATGAAGCTTTTAACTACAAAGAGGAGCAGGATTTAGATGCAGCTTTGAAGAG GTACTTTTCTGATGGAATTGACATTTACTTTGATAATGTTGGAGGGAAGATGTTTGATGCAGTTCTTCTGAATATGAAACTTCATGGTCGTATTGCTATGTGTGGGATGATTTCACAATACAACCTTAAGAAGACTGAAGGGGTGCACAACTTGCTCTGCCTCATCGCGAAGCGAATCTGTATGAAAGGATTTATTGTTTCAGATCACTTTCATCTCTACCCCAAGTATTTAGAAATGATCATTCCACAAATAAAAGGCGGTAACATTGTGTATGTGGAAGACATAGTTGAAGGTCTCAAAAACGCTCCCAAAGCTCTAGTTGGTCTGTTCTATGGTCTCAATGTTGGAAAGCAAGTTGTTTTGGTTTCACGTGAATGA
- the LOC125868050 gene encoding 2-alkenal reductase (NADP(+)-dependent)-like has product MAEEMMNNKQIILKQYVEGYPKESDMEFKNSIIKLNVQEGSNVVILKNLYLSCDPYMRNRMSKLEGSYIQSFTPGYPITGYGVSKVLKSGDSNFQEGDLVWGMTGWEEHTSIVTTTQSMFKIDHDKDVPLSYYTGILGMPGVTAYAGFNEVCSPKKGETVFVSAASGAVGQLVGQFAKMLGCYVVGSAGNKQKVDMLKTKFGFDEAFNYKEEQDLDAALKRYFPDGIDIYFENVGGKMLDAVLVNMKLHGRIAVCGMISQYNLDKTEGVHNLFCLIAKRIRMEGFLVFDYYHLYPKYLEMIIPQIKAGNIVYVEDIAEGFESAPSALVGLFSGLNVGKQVVMISCE; this is encoded by the exons ATGGCAGAAGAAATGATGAACAACAAACAGATCATTCTAAAACAATATGTGGAGGGTTATCCTAAGGAATCCGATATGGAATTTAAGAATAGTATCATTAAATTGAATGTTCAAGAGGGTTCTAATGTTGTTATTTTGAAGAATCTTTACTTGTCTTGTGACCCTTACATGCGTAACCGTATGAGCAAACTTGAGGGTAGCTATATTCAATCCTTCACTCCTGGTTAT CCTATTACAGGATATGGAGTGTCTAAAGTTTTGAAATCTGGTGattcaaattttcaagaagGTGACTTAGTTTGGGGAATGACTGGATGGGAGGAACATACTAGTATTGTAACAACTACTCAAAGTATGTTTAAAATTGATCATGACAAGGATGTGCCTCTTTCCTATTATACAGGAATCCTTG GGATGCCTGGGGTGACAGCTTATGCTGGTTTTAATGAGGTTTGCTCCCCTAAGAAGGGTGAAACTGTGTTTGTTTCAGCTGCTTCTGGAGCAGTTGGTCAACTTGTTGGACAATTTGCAAAGATGTTAGGTTGTTATGTTGTTGGTAGTGCTGGAAATAAACAAAAG gTTGATATGTTGAAGACCAAGTTTGGTTTTGATGAAGCTTTTAATTATAAAGAGGAGCAGGATTTAGATGCAGCTTTGAAGAG GTACTTCCCTGATGGAATTGACATTTACTTTGAGAATGTTGGAGGTAAGATGCTTGATGCAGTTCTTGTGAATATGAAACTTCATGGTCGTATTGCTGTGTGTGGAATGATTTCACAATACAACCTTGACAAGACTGAAGGAGTGCACAACTTGTTTTGCCTCATCGCGAAACGAATCCGTATGGAAGGATTTCTTGTTTTTGATTACTATCATCTTTATCCTAAGTATTTGGAAATGATCATTCCACAAATAAAGGCTGGTAACATTGTGTATGTGGAAGACATAGCTGAAGGTTTTGAAAGTGCTCCTAGTGCTCTAGTTGGTCTCTTCTCTGGTCTCAATGTTGGAAAGCAAGTTGTGATGATTTCATGTGAATGA
- the LOC125868052 gene encoding 2-alkenal reductase (NADP(+)-dependent)-like isoform X3: MAEEVMNNKQIILKHYVEGYPKESDMEFKKNNIKLNVPEGSNVVVLKNLYLSCDPYMRSRMSKLEGSYVESFTPGSPITGCGVAKVLESGDSNFQEGDLVWGMTGWEEYSIVTASQSALFKIHDKNVPLSYYTGILGMPGMTAYVGFYEICSPKKGETVFVSAASGAVGQLVGQFAKMLGCYVVGSAGTKEKVDLLKNKFGFDEAFNYKEEKDLVVALKRYFPNGIDIYFENVGGKMLDAVLVNMKLCGRIAVCGMISQYNLEKTEGVHNLFCLITKRIRMEGFLVSDHYHLYPKYLEMIIPQIKGGNIVYVEDIAEGLENAPKALVGLFYGRNVGKQVVMLSRE, from the exons atGGCAGAGGAAGTGATGAACAACAAACAGATCATTCTAAAACATTATGTGGAAGGTTACCCTAAGGAATCTGATATGGAATTTAAGAAGAACAACATTAAATTGAATGTTCCAGAAGGTTctaatgttgttgttttgaAGAATCTTTACTTGTCTTGTGACCCTTACATGCGTTCCCGCATGAGCAAACTTGAGGGTAGCTATGTTGAATCCTTCACTCCTGGTTCT CCTATCACAGGATGTGGAGTGGCTAAAGTTTTGGAGTCTGGTGATTCAAATTTCCAAGAAGGTGACTTAGTTTGGGGAATGACTGGATGGGAGGAGTATAGTATTGTAACTGCTTCTCAGAGTGCTCTATTTAAAATTCATGACAAGAATGTACCTCTTTCTTACTATACAGGAATCCTTG GAATGCCTGGGATGACAGCTTATGTTGGTTTTTATGAGATTTGCTCTCCGAAGAAGGGAGAAACTGTGTTTGTTTCAGCTGCTTCGGGAGCTGTTGGTCAGCTTGTTGGCCAATTTGCGAAGATGTTAGGTTGTTATGTTGTTGGTAGTGCTGGAACCAAAGAAAAG GTTGATCTGTTGAAGAACAAATTTGGTTTTGATGAAGCTTTTAACTACAAAGAGGAGAAGGATTTAGTTGTGGCTTTGAAGAG GTACTTTCCTAACGGAATTGACATATACTTTGAGAATGTCGGAGGGAAGATGCTTGATGCAGTTCTTGTGAATATGAAACTTTGTGGTCGTATTGCTGTGTGTGGGATGATCTCACAGTACAACCTTGAGAAGACGGAAGGAGTGCACAACTTGTTCTGCCTCATCACAAAACGAATCCGGATGGAAGGATTTCTTGTTTCTGATCACTATCATCTCTACCCCAAGTATTTGGAAATGATCATTCCACAAATAAAAGGCGGTAACATTGTGTATGTGGAAGACATAGCTGAGGGTCTCGAAAACGCTCCCAAGGCTCTAGTTGGTCTGTTCTATGGTCGCAATGTTGGAAAGCAAGTTGTTATGCTTTCACGTGAATGA
- the LOC125868052 gene encoding 2-alkenal reductase (NADP(+)-dependent)-like isoform X4 produces MTGWEEYSIVTASQSALFKIHDKNVPLSYYTGILGMPGMTAYVGFYEICSPKKGETVFVSAASGAVGQLVGQFAKMLGCYVVGSAGTKEKVDLLKNKFGFDEAFNYKEEKDLVVALKRYFPNGIDIYFENVGGKMLDAVLVNMKLCGRIAVCGMISQYNLEKTEGVHNLFCLITKRIRMEGFLVSDHYHLYPKYLEMIIPQIKGGNIVYVEDIAEGLENAPKALVGLFYGRNVGKQVVMLSRE; encoded by the exons ATGACTGGATGGGAGGAGTATAGTATTGTAACTGCTTCTCAGAGTGCTCTATTTAAAATTCATGACAAGAATGTACCTCTTTCTTACTATACAGGAATCCTTG GAATGCCTGGGATGACAGCTTATGTTGGTTTTTATGAGATTTGCTCTCCGAAGAAGGGAGAAACTGTGTTTGTTTCAGCTGCTTCGGGAGCTGTTGGTCAGCTTGTTGGCCAATTTGCGAAGATGTTAGGTTGTTATGTTGTTGGTAGTGCTGGAACCAAAGAAAAG GTTGATCTGTTGAAGAACAAATTTGGTTTTGATGAAGCTTTTAACTACAAAGAGGAGAAGGATTTAGTTGTGGCTTTGAAGAG GTACTTTCCTAACGGAATTGACATATACTTTGAGAATGTCGGAGGGAAGATGCTTGATGCAGTTCTTGTGAATATGAAACTTTGTGGTCGTATTGCTGTGTGTGGGATGATCTCACAGTACAACCTTGAGAAGACGGAAGGAGTGCACAACTTGTTCTGCCTCATCACAAAACGAATCCGGATGGAAGGATTTCTTGTTTCTGATCACTATCATCTCTACCCCAAGTATTTGGAAATGATCATTCCACAAATAAAAGGCGGTAACATTGTGTATGTGGAAGACATAGCTGAGGGTCTCGAAAACGCTCCCAAGGCTCTAGTTGGTCTGTTCTATGGTCGCAATGTTGGAAAGCAAGTTGTTATGCTTTCACGTGAATGA